The following are from one region of the Rhipicephalus microplus isolate Deutch F79 chromosome 1, USDA_Rmic, whole genome shotgun sequence genome:
- the LOC119178301 gene encoding EKC/KEOPS complex subunit LAGE3 isoform X2: MTSSGVSEDNSQADLSARVSVPFPSNRDAEIVYNSLRIDSDPKRSGCSKKLGLEGNVLTVHFTAKEPKHLRVGVNSFFDFLILAIKTVHRFGPAS; the protein is encoded by the exons ATGACCTCTTCCGGTGTTTCGGAAGACAATTCTCAAGCGGATCTCTCGGC TCGTGTTTCTGTGCCATTCCCGTCGAACAGAGACGCAGAGATAGTGTACAACTCGCTGCGCATTGACTCGGACCCGAAGAGGTCTGGCTGCTCCAAGAAGCTTGGTTTGGAAGGAAACGTGCTCACAGT GCATTTCACTGCTAAGGAACCGAAACACCTGAGGGTTGGCGTCAACTCTTTTTTTGACTTCTTGATACTCGCTATCAAAACTGTCCACCGTTTCGGCCCAGCCTCTTGA
- the LOC119178301 gene encoding phosphatidylinositol N-acetylglucosaminyltransferase subunit P isoform X1, producing the protein MAIKTPAPLASRAIYGYVLYVSCHLGLALYVLWAYIPSSWLRAMGITYFPDKVWAIAVPLAGVVAVLLFGFCLYPAIIAFATAPMDSPSTICDKYSVYEYRKPPIDGAIPPIKDVHISQVCRELYGR; encoded by the coding sequence ATGGCCATCAAAACACCAGCACCTTTGGCCAGCAGGGCCATCTATGGCTATGTGCTCTATGTGTCGTGCCACTTGGGACTTGCCCTGTATGTGCTTTGGGCATACATCCCAAGTTCTTGGCTGAGGGCAATGGGCATCACCTACTTTCCGGACAAAGTGTGGGCCATTGCTGTGCCTCTTGCCGGTGTTGTGGCTGTGTTGTTGTTTGGCTTCTGTCTCTACCCTGCGATCATTGCCTTTGCCACAGCCCCGATGGACTCTCCATCCACCATTTGCGACAAGTACTCTGTTTACGAGTACAGAAAGCCACCCATTGATGGTGCCATACCACCTATCAAGGATGTCCACATATCACAGGTCTGCCGAGAACTGTATGGGCGTTGA